GCAAGCGGCAGTGAAGTGGAACTTGCTCTTAAAGTAAAAGATGCGTTAAATGAAAAAGGTATCAAGGCGGATGTTGTTTCTGTTCCGTGTTATGACCTTTTTATAGAACAAGAAAAATCTTACATAGACTCAATTATCAAACCTCAAACTAAAAAAGTGGCTATTGAGGCGGCAAGAGGTTTGGAATGGTACAGATTTGCCGATGAAGTAATCGGTATGGATACATTCGGCGCTTCGGCTCCTGCAGATAAGCTTTTTGCAAAATTCGGTTTTTCTGTTGAGGCTGTTTTAGCAAAAATTATTTAATCCTCTGAATAAATATAGATTGCCACGCCTCTTTCGGAGGCTTGCAATGACCGTCATTTAATATTATTTTTATTCTAAAGTAAGTACAATCTAATAATTTTAGTTGACAAGGAACTGATGTGAAGTTATTCTTATTATTGATGGTTGGGGCTGCTCTTTGTTTTGGGGCAGTAGACATTAACAAAGCCGATAAAAATGAGCTTATGAGTGTTAGCGGTATCGGTGAAGTAAAAGCGGATGCAATTTTAGATTATAGAAAAAAGCATAGCTGCTTTAAAAATGTTGAAGAGTTAAAAGAGGTAAAAGGCTTCGGTGAGGGCTTTTTAGAAAAAAACAAAAAAAATATTAAAACTAGCGATTGCAAGAAAAAGTAGCTAACTGTTTTTTAAAAAACATCCAACTCCGTATGGTTTTTTAGAGTAAAATTTTTTACCGTGGGTTACGATGAGTGCATGAAACTCTTGATAGACTTTAAGCAGTTCTTTCTCGTTTTTTATGCACTCTTTTAGGGAATTTTGCATTAATCTTTTTATATCGCCGTATTTTGCCCTCTCATCTATAAATCTAAGTTCCAGCATTAATCTTTTAGTATAGGCATCTACTTTAAACTCCTGTTTATTGTATCCGTACAAAAGCATAGAGTCGGCACTCTCTTCGCCA
Above is a window of Sulfurimonas sp. DNA encoding:
- a CDS encoding helix-hairpin-helix domain-containing protein gives rise to the protein MKLFLLLMVGAALCFGAVDINKADKNELMSVSGIGEVKADAILDYRKKHSCFKNVEELKEVKGFGEGFLEKNKKNIKTSDCKKK